In Thunnus albacares chromosome 10, fThuAlb1.1, whole genome shotgun sequence, a single window of DNA contains:
- the myot gene encoding myopalladin → MAHVQRVQKKTSTMSLTISSSSSSSSRELSSCSSSSSASSAILAQRHSSLVQPLSVSPQRTQSPIYTQQYSGHGVAPTFVKCLHDVSTVKGQLVVLECRLRGTPPLQVIWYREDDQILDSDDFRILRKKASSASVPEELCTLVITEAFPEDSGLFKCMALNPFGTVSCSAILEVYNDLEEQLEIEAIRQQEAATLTQEDKLLFQQENVSVQTSSSTKSSQDFPPLLPDSMTLPPPEWPDSPMEDNTPTVADFPEPQPLNHSSEEPFGRSEEEYALSSEDQRSPEVTVRACTPSPPPPPSPSPPPLAQVKEKAPAPKLFTPSKLSFTSSQSGGNNMNLSDLPTFTPSAFPPSAFNYERPRHFIQSQPAFQAPSYESVLREAQENQNNSQQNLNSSQNSSNVQEAQSQSKIMSTQSQSFSQSQSVSKSLSQTQSQFQSLSLNQNQNQSAAQSQIQSQANGMGKSSPSSSSLSSPVSTPASSAAPPPSFPAPLLSPSSSPFPASSSSASRTTMRSTITLTPSIPSATGLGSATLPANQDSMSAPAAYLCSVLPSQSSFSPYSPSKLSPNSNLPNPSISPSRSPLAPSSPLLPMRAVSSPSSLPQQPLPVSPSLPQSPVSPSSSSSLPQPTSPNSQNRVPPAVVSLPANYKGTPNILPKPILKKTVAPRPSSSRSTDEDIQGSKDALIQDLEKKLRSKEARRRNSQKLSYEERMARRLLGPDNATYVFDQDNLSDSQIDQPDSPEGRHTGGLWGRHHSGTDERGNEGSAIQEKCYAPRFLQIPPDLTVEEGRFCRIDFKVGGLPTPDVCWYLDGKAIRPDDYHKMLVCEKGMHSFIIEIVTVHHAGVYECVAKNRAGESRFTMKLDVIAQEALRPPTFVQKMSNSRALEGDTVRLECKVDASPPPQLFWKKDKDMLRIDPNRMSLYQDGSGRQCLLIERVMKSDAGWYTLSAINEAGMSTCNARLDVGSRATQPMKTAPPGSKTLKLLSSLSHVPALTVERPAQHTAPLYESEEL, encoded by the exons ATGGCACA CGTCCAGAGGGTGCAGAAGAAGACCAGCACTATGTCTCTgaccatctcctcctcctcgtcctcctcctctcggGAGctctcttcctgctcctccagctcctctgcctcctctgccATCCTTGCTCAGAGACACTCCAGCCTGGTGCAGCCGCTGTCTGTCAGCCCTCAGAGG acCCAGAGTCCAATCTACACTCAGCAGTATTCAGGGCATGGAGTGGCCCCTACATTTGTTAAG TGTCTCCATGATGTGTCCACAGTGAAGGGCCAGCTGGTGGTCCTGGAGTGCAGACTGAGGGGGACTCCTCCCCTGCAGGTCATCTGGTACAGAGAGGATGATCAAATACTTGACTCTGATGACTTTAGGATACTACGcaaga AGGCCAGTTCCGCATCAGTGCCAG AGGAGCTCTGTACACTGGTGATCACTGAAGCCTTTCCAGAAGACTCAGGCCTGTTTAAATGCATGGCCCTCAACCCCTTCGGCACAGTCTCCTGCTCAGCCATCCTGGAGGTTTACAATG ACctggaggagcagctggagaTCGAGGCAATTCGCCAGCAGGAAGCAGCCACTCTCACACAGGAAGACAAGTTGTTGTTCCAGCAGGAGAATGTGTCTGTCCAGACTTCCTCCTCCACAAAGAGCAGCCAGGACTTTCCCCCTTTGCTGCCTGACTCCATGACCCTGCCCCCTCCTGAGTGGCCTGACAGCCCCATGGAAGATAACACCCCCACTGTTGCAGA tttCCCAGAGCCTCAGCCATTAAACCACTCCTCTGAAGAACCCTTTGGTCGCAGCGAGGAGGAGTATGCTCTGAGCTCAGAGGACCAAAGGTCACCAGAGGTCACTGTCCGAGCCTGTACGCccagccctcctcctccaccctcaccctcaccaccaccactagCTCAAGTCAAGGAGAAAGCCCCAGCACCCAAGCTGTTCACTCCAAGCAAGCTCAGTTTCACT TCCTCCCAGTCAGGAGGCAACAACATGAACCTGTCGGACCTGCCTACCTTCACTCCTAGCGCCTTCCCTCCCAGCGCCTTCAACTATGAGCGACCGAGACATTTTATTCAGTCGCAGCCGGCCTTCCAGGCACCCAGCTACGAAAGCGTGCTGCGGGAGGCCCAGGAGAACCAGAATAACTCCCAACAGAACCTGAACAGCTCCCAGAATAGTTCAAATGTTCAGGAGGCACAAAGTCAATCTAAAATTATGTCCACACAAAGTCAGTCATTTTCTCAAAGTCAGTCAGTGTCAAAGTCGTTGTCTCAGACTCAGTCACAGTTTCAGTCACTAAGCCTCaatcaaaaccaaaaccagtCTGCTGCCCAGTCACAAATCCAGAGCCAGGCCAACGGAATGGGGAAGTCCTCACCATCCTCATCCAGTCTGAGCTCTCCCGTTTCTACCCCGGCTTCCTCTGCTGcgcctcctccttccttccctgcCCCCTTGCTcagtccctcctcctcccctttccCAGCCTCCTCATCCTCGGCCTCCCGCACCACCATGCGCTCCACCATCACCCTCACCCCCAGCATCCCCAGTGCCACCGGCCTCGGCAGCGCCACTCTGCCAGCCAACCAGGACAGCATGTCAGCTCCCGCTGCTTACCTCTGCTCTGTGCTGCCCTCCCAGTCCTCCTTCTCCCCTTATTCCCCCTCCAAACTGTCTCCCAACTCCAACCTGCCCAACCCCTCCATTTCTCCGTCCCGCTCCCCACTCGCTCCTTCCAGCCCTCTCCTCCCTATGAGGGCcgtctcctctccttcctccctccctcagcAGCCTCTCCCAGTgtccccttccctccctcaaTCCCCcgtctctccttcttcctcctcctctctcccacaGCCCACCTCTCCTAACAGTCAGAACAGAGTACCACCTGCTGTGGTCTCCCTTCCTGCCAACTATAAGGGGACACCTAACAT TCTTCCTAAGCCCATCCTGAAGAAGACTGTGGCTCCTCGGCCTTCCTCCTCTCGCTCCACAGATGAAGACATCCAGGGCTCCAAAGACGCCCTCATCCAGGATTTGGAAAAGAAGCTGCGCTCAAAGGAGGCCAGAAGGAGAAACAGCCAG AAACTGTCCTATGAGGAGCGTATGGCTCGCAGGCTGCTGGGTCCAGACAACGCCACCTACGTGTTCGACCAAGACAATCTTTCAGACTCGCAGATAGACCAG CCAGATTCACCAGAAGGAAGACACACAGGTGGACTATG GGGGAGGCACCACTCAGGGACAGATGAGAGGGGAAATGAGGGATCAGCCATCCAGGAGAAATGTTACGCTCCTCGCTTCCTACAGATCCCTCCAGACCTCACTGTAGAGGAGGGACGCTTCTGTAGGATTGACTTCAAG GTTGGAGGCCTCCCCACCCCAGATGTCTGCTGGTACCTGGACGGTAAAGCCATACGTCCAGACGATTACCATAAGATGTTGGTGTGTGAGAAAGGAATGCACTCATTCATCATAGAGATCGTCACAGTGCACCATGCTGGCGTGTATGAGTGTGTCGCCAAGAATCGTGCGGGAGAGAGCAGATTTACCATGAAGCTTGATGTAATAG CCCAGGAGGCTCTCCGTCCTCCCACCTTCGTCCAGAAGATGTCGAACTCCAGAGCTCTAGAGGGCGACACTGTTAGGTTAGAGTGTAAAGTGGATGCCTCCCCTCCTCCACAGCTTTTCTGGAAGAAAGATAAAGACATGCTGCGCATTGACCCCAACAGAATGAG TCTGTACCAGGATGGGTCAGGCAGGCAGTGCTTGTTGATAGAGAGGGTGATGAAGTCTGATGCTGGTTGGTACACTCTCTCTGCCATCAATGAAGCTGGCATGTCCACATGCAACGCCAGGCTGGATGTCGGCT